From the Kallotenue papyrolyticum genome, the window TGAAGAGCAGGATGCCAGTGGTGATCGACGACAGAAAGGCCGTCACCGCTGCCCCGGCGATGGTCAGTTTCAGCGGTGTCGGCCCATCGCGGCCGAAGGAGCCCAGCCCATACACCACCAGCGCCGTCAGGCCGGCACCGGCAAAGGCGCACAGGGCATAGGCGCGCAGCGAAGCGATGTTGAACAGAAAGACGGCGGCAACCACGGCCAGCGCCGCGCCGGTGTTGATCCCCAACACGCCCGGATCGGCCAGCGGGTTGCGCGTCAGGCCCTGCATGATCGCCCCAGCCACGCTGAGCGCCGCGCCGACCAGCGCGCCGATGATTGCGCGCGGGACGCGCAGGGTGCGAATGATCAAATGATCGGTCGAGCCGTCAAAGGCGGTGAGCGCGCGCCACACCGTGGCGGCGTCGATCTCGGCGGCGCCAAAGGCGACACTCGCCAGCAACGCCAGCGCCAGCACGCCGCCCGCAAGCGGCAGGCCGAGCCATAGCCAGGGGCGACGCCGGCGGTGCGTGCGCTGCGTATGGAGCAGTCCCGCCGTCACCGCCGAGCCTCCTCACGCGGCGCGGCATGGGTTGCCCCCGCAGCGGCGCGCTCCAACGCGGCAGCGATCTGTGGGGTCAGTTCATCCAGCACCAACGGCAAGCTCAGGACGCTGCTGAAGACCAGCGCCGGACCGACCAGACCGTCGTTGCCGGAGCTATCCAGCACGATCGCGCGTCCCTCGCGCGCGACGTCGAGCTGCTGGTAGATCGGGTTGTTCTCGATCGCAGCGCGTTCCGCTGCGCTGGAGATGGTCCAGATCAGCACGTCGGTATCCAGCAGATCGAGCCGCTCACCGCTGAGTGTGCCGTAGAACTGATCGCCGGCAAGCTGGGCCAGCTCCGCGGGCAACTGCAGCCCCAGCGCGCTCAGCACGCGTTGGCGCTCGTGCTGCGGCCCCGACACGAGGACCTGCCCATCGCTGGACGGCATGGCGATCGCCACCGTTGCATCGGCGAAGTTCGGATGTTGTGCGCGGACCTGGGCAAAGCGCTGTTCGAGTGCGGTGACCAGTTCGCGCGCGCGCGCTTCGGCGCCCAGCGCGCGTCCGATCACCAACGTCTGCTCCTGCCAGGGCATGCCGAAATCGACATACTCTGCCGACTGCGCGAGCGTGGGCGCGATCGCCGCGAGCGTCGCGTATTCGTCGGCGGTGATGCCCGCCGACACGGCCACGATCAGATCGGGGCGCAGCGCAGCGATCTGTTCGAAGTTCAGTTCGCCGAAGGGCATGTTCAGCACCTGGGGCTGTGGCCCGTTCAGCGTATCCTGCGCCCAAGGCCAGACCTGCTGCGTCTGAGGGCCAAACCAGTAGCGCACGGCGAGCGGCGTCACCCCCAGGGCCAGCAACGCATCTTGGTCGTTGTAGCCCAGCGCGACGACCCGCTGCGGCGGCGCGGGGATGGTCGTGCTCCCGAACTTGTGGGCGATCGTCACCGGAAAGGCCGCGGCGGCGGCGCCGGTGGCAGTTGGTGTGGACTGGCGAGCCGTCGGTGACGGAGCAACTGTGTGCGCGGCAGGCGCGCCACAGGCGGCAAGGATGATCACCGCCAGCAGTAGCGCACCCGGCCAGCTACTCTTCATGCTTGTTCTCCTGTGTGCTTGTGATCGATGCCCGTAGCCGCTGCTCGCGCTCTTGGGCAGGCAGCAGCGCACAGGTGCTGCAGTGCTGCCCGCCCGGTAGGCGATAGTATAGGCAGCAGCCGCCGCGCTTGCGAAAGGTGTGGCGTTGTCCGCCAACATCGAGTGTGATATACGCGGTGCGGCTGGCCTGCATGGGCGAGCCCGCCGCGCCGACAAAGGCGCGGCCTTCAACGCAGGCCCGCTCCTCCGCGCCAATGCGCTGCCCGATCCACAGAAAGAGCGCGGCACAATCGTCGGCCACCAGGTTCCACTGCGCGCGGCGGCTGAAGCCGGTGTGGCGGTGGACCGCCTCGATCAGCGGAGCCATGTGCGCTTCGATGCGGCGCCGTAGCCAGGCGCGCAGCTGCACTGTATCGTGCAACACGGTAGCCTCGGCAGCGCCGGCGGCGGGATCGTCTGGCAACACGGCCATGCGGCTACTCAGTAGGCCGATTTCGAACAGACCGCCTTCGTCGGGGGAACGCAGGCGCACGACGACATTGTCCGGATCAAGGTCGGGCACGCGTTTTTCCGTCAGATAGGCAGCAATCGCCGCGGCCGGCAGAAACCAGGCATAGCTGTTGATCAGGAAGGCGGCGACAACGTGCCGGTAGCGCGT encodes:
- a CDS encoding IucA/IucC family C-terminal-domain containing protein, coding for MIADAAADIALTATLARLERLAPTLGAPLIERPTDGWMAARDWISDRRRLDDALAHIAATYRVPDWQPTTRYRHVVAAFLINSYAWFLPAAAIAAYLTEKRVPDLDPDNVVVRLRSPDEGGLFEIGLLSSRMAVLPDDPAAGAAEATVLHDTVQLRAWLRRRIEAHMAPLIEAVHRHTGFSRRAQWNLVADDCAALFLWIGQRIGAEERACVEGRAFVGAAGSPMQASRTAYITLDVGGQRHTFRKRGGCCLYYRLPGGQHCSTCALLPAQEREQRLRASITSTQENKHEE
- a CDS encoding FecCD family ABC transporter permease; amino-acid sequence: MTAGLLHTQRTHRRRRPWLWLGLPLAGGVLALALLASVAFGAAEIDAATVWRALTAFDGSTDHLIIRTLRVPRAIIGALVGAALSVAGAIMQGLTRNPLADPGVLGINTGAALAVVAAVFLFNIASLRAYALCAFAGAGLTALVVYGLGSFGRDGPTPLKLTIAGAAVTAFLSSITTGILLFNQRTLDEVRFWLAGSIAGRDLALLVQVLPYLAVGLSGAVLLGRQITTLALGDEVATGLGQRTAWIKAFAALLVVLLAGSAVAVAGPIGFVGLVIPHVVRFFVGMDYRWILPYAALSGAIFLVLADIAARLVLRPTELPVGVMTALIGGPFFVYLVRWRVRR
- a CDS encoding iron-siderophore ABC transporter substrate-binding protein, with product MKSSWPGALLLAVIILAACGAPAAHTVAPSPTARQSTPTATGAAAAAFPVTIAHKFGSTTIPAPPQRVVALGYNDQDALLALGVTPLAVRYWFGPQTQQVWPWAQDTLNGPQPQVLNMPFGELNFEQIAALRPDLIVAVSAGITADEYATLAAIAPTLAQSAEYVDFGMPWQEQTLVIGRALGAEARARELVTALEQRFAQVRAQHPNFADATVAIAMPSSDGQVLVSGPQHERQRVLSALGLQLPAELAQLAGDQFYGTLSGERLDLLDTDVLIWTISSAAERAAIENNPIYQQLDVAREGRAIVLDSSGNDGLVGPALVFSSVLSLPLVLDELTPQIAAALERAAAGATHAAPREEARR